TAGCACCTGCTTCCTTCAAACTATTCACACGCGTGCGGCAGGTCGTGCCGCGAACGATGGAATCATCCACGATCACCACGCGTTTGCCCTTCACGAGTTCGCCTACGAGGTTCAGCTTCACGCGTACGTTGAAGTCGCGGATCAATTGCGACGGCTGGAGAAAGCTTCGTCCGACGTAGTGATTACGCACGAAGGCCATCTCATACGGGATGCCGGATTCGAGCGAGTAACCGAGCGCAGCGCAGTTACCGCTATCCGGTACCGGCACAATCACATCAGCCTGGATCGGAAATTCACGCGCCAGTTGGCGACCCATCTCCACACGAGTGCGATAGACATTGCGCCCGTTGATATTGCTGTCCGGGCGCGCGAAGTAAACATACTCGAACACGCAGAACGCGCGCCGTTGATGATCCGGGAACGCCTGGATGCTCTTCAGCCCGTTCTTGTTGATGATAACGATCTCGCCCGGCTCCACATCGCGAACGAACTTCGCCTGGATCAGATCGAACGCGCAAGTCTCGCTGGCGAGCACATAGGCATCCCCTACCCGACCGATAGACAGCGGACGGAAACCATGCGGATCGCGCACGCCAATGAGCTCCTGCTCAGTCATGATGACGAGCGAGTAGGAACCCTCGATGCGACGCAAGGTCTGCACGAGATTGTTATCCACGCCGCCCAAAGTCGGCTGGGCCATCAGGTGCAGGATGATCTCGCTATCAACCGTCGTCTGGAAAATCTGGCCCTTCGCTTCCAGTTCATCACGCAAGACACTGGCGTTCGTCAGATTGCCGTTGTGCGCGATCGCGATACGTCCGCGCCAGCAATCGATCGTGAGCGGCTGGGCGTTCCGCAGATGCGAAGAACCCGTGGTGGAATACCGCGTGTGCCCGACCGCCATGGAACCCGAGAGGTTCTTCAGCGCATCGTTTTGGAAGATCTGCGGCACTAATCCCATGCCCTTGTGTTCGCGAAACTGCTCGCCGTCACAAGTGACGATGCCCGCGCTTTCTTGTCCGCGGTGCTGGAGGGCATAGAGGCCGTAGTACGTCAGTTCGGCTGCATTAGGATGCCCGTAAATGCCGAATACGCCGCAATAATGTTTCGGGTAGTGCTGCATCAGTTACCTCCCCTTGAATCTCAGGACGTTGCGCCTGAGTCAAGGTGGAGAAAAATTCTCAGTGAAAACACTTATGTGCCGTCACCAGTTAGCTCCGAACCGTTATTTCATAGCCCGCGCGATGCTGTTCCACCAGCCATCGTGCAGGTCGCTCAACGCCCACTTCAGATCCTGCCCGCCCGCCTTGATGGCCAGGTCCGAACCGCCCACACTGCCGATGACCGTCGCGGACACACCCAGCAATTTAGCACGTTCCACGACTTTCACCGCATTGATCTTCGCCACGCTGATCACGATACGACCTTGCGCTTCGCCGAAGAGAATCGCATCAAGACGCGCTTTGTCAAAGGCGCTCAAATCAACCGTCGCACCACGGAAGCGCGGTGTATTGCGCGCTTCATAGCCCGAGATGCAGGACTCCGCGATCGCCACGGCCAAGCCGCCTTCGCTGCAATCATGCGCGCTCTTCACATCGCCCGTGTAGATCAGCGCCCGGATCGTATCGTGCAACACCTTCTCCTTCTGGAGATCGCACTTCGGCGGCGTGCCGGTCTTCTGACCATGCACGACCTTCAAGTATGCTGAACCACCCAAGCCTTGCAGCGGGTCCGTGCCGTCCACGAGGTCGCCGAGCAGGATGATCGCATCGCCCTCGTCCTTGAACCACTGCGTCGTGATATGTTCCGCCTTCTCGATGATGCCCACCATCGCCACCGTCGGCGTCGGATCGATCGCACCTTGCGGATTCTGGTTGTAGAGACTGACGTTGCCGCCCGTCACCGGTGCATTGAACACCGTGCAACCTTCCGCGATACCGCGCACTGATTCCTTCAACTGATAGAACAGTTCCGGATTGTGCGGGTTGCCGAAATTCAGATTGTCCGTGGAACCCAGCGGGATCGCACCCGAGCAAGCGAGGTTACGCGCCGCTTCCGCCGTGGCGATCTTGCCGCCTTCATACGGATCGAGATAAACGTAAGTGGCGTTGCAATCCACCGTCATCGCGATGAATTTATCCGGCACGTTATCGTTGTTCTTTGTGGAAGACGCCGGCAACACCGGGAGCGAATCACCCTTGATGCGGATCACCGCTGCATCAGATCCCGGGCAAACCACGGAACCATCGCGCACCATGTGATCGTATTGACGATACACCCAGTTCTTCGATGCGATCGAAGGCCAGGAGAGCAGTGACTTCAGATTCTCCGTCGGATTAGAGATCGTCGGGATCTTGTCGAGCGTGAACGCTCGCACCGCTTGCAGGTAAGCCGGCTCACGCGATTCGCGCTGATACACTGGCGCGTCATCCGCCAATTTCTTAGCCGGAATGTCCGCCACGATCTTGCCCCCGTGACGCACCACCATGCGGCCCGTGTCCGTCACCACACCGACTTCCGCCCACGGCAAATCCCACTTGTCGAAAATACGCTGCACTTCGGACTCGCGACCCTTCTTCACGATCACGAGCATGCGCTCTTGCGATTCCGAAAGCATGATCTCGTAGGAGCTCATGTTCGGTCCACGCTGCGGCACCTTGTTGAGTTCGATCTCGATACCCGTTCCCGCACGAGCCGCCGTCTCACACGTCGAGCAGGTCAAGCCCGCTGCGCCCATGTCTTGGATACCCGTCACCGCATCCGTCGCGAGCAATTCCAGCACGGCTTCCAGCACGAGCTTCTCCATGAACGGATCGCCCACCTGCACCGCACCGCGCTGTTGCTCAGCGGATTCATCCGTTAAATCTTGTGAAGCGAACGCCGCACCCGCCAGACCATCACGGCCCGTCGCCGGTCCCACGTAGAACACCGGATTACCGATACCCTTCGCCGCACCACGCGCGATCTGCTCGTGACGCAACACGCCGAGGCAGAATGCGTTCACCAGCGGATTGCCCGCGTAGCAATCATCGAAATAAACTTCGCCACCGATGGTCGGGATGCCGAAGCAGTTGCCGTAATGCGCGATGCCTTCCACCACACCGCTGAACAGATGCCTCACTTCCGGCGATTCCAGATTACCGAAGCGCAACGAGTTCAGTCCGCACACCGGACGCGCACCCATTGTGAAAATATCGCGAATGATGCCGCCCACACCCGTCGCCGCGCCTTGGAAAGGCTCCACCGCACTCGGATGGTTGTGTGATTCGATCTTGAACGCGATCGCCAGCCCGTCACCGATGTCGATGATGCCTGCGTTCTCCTCACCGGCACCCACGAGGATCTTCGGCGACTTCGTCGGAAAACCTTTCAGCACCGGACGTGTGTTCTTGTAAGAGCAGTGCTCGCTCCACATCACCGAGAAGATGCCCAGCTCGGTATAGCTCGGTTCACGCCCGAGGATTTCGACGGCGCGGGCGTACTCGTCCGGCGTCAGGTTATGCTTCTTGACCAACTCTGGAGTGATGGCGGGTTCCGTCATTTGAAAACTATTTTCTAATCGGCACTCGAAACAACTGCACCCTCGAATGCCCAAACACTTGTCATCAATTCATTCCACATCCGTCTCACACTTTCCACAGCGGTATCGGCTTTCTTCGCCTTTTCCCATCTGTGTCTATCTGTGTCCATCTGTGGTTAAAAATTCCTCACGCTGCCTTCGCAGCACCCTTGTTCTGCAACGCTTGGATCAGGCTCTCAAAGATCGCCTTGCCGTCCTCGCAACCCAAAATCGACTCGCTCGCGCGTTCTGGATGCGGCATCAGTCCGGCCACATTCTTCGCCTCGTTGCACACACCCGCGATGTTTTGCAGGGACCCATTCGGATTCGAATCATCCGTCAGATTCCCGTTCACGTCGCAATACTGCCAGAGCACCTGCCCGTTCGCATTCATCTTCACTAACGTCTCTTCGTCCGCGAAGTAGCACCCCTCACCGTGGGCGATCGGCACACGCATGATCTTGCCGTCCGCGATCTTGTTCGTGAACGCCGAGTTCTTCGTCACCGTCTTCAGATAGACTGGCTCACAACGGAACTGCAATGAACGGTTACGCACCAGCGCGCCCGGCAACATCCCGGCTTCGCACAAGATCTGGAAACCA
This DNA window, taken from Verrucomicrobiia bacterium, encodes the following:
- the purL gene encoding phosphoribosylformylglycinamidine synthase subunit PurL, yielding MTEPAITPELVKKHNLTPDEYARAVEILGREPSYTELGIFSVMWSEHCSYKNTRPVLKGFPTKSPKILVGAGEENAGIIDIGDGLAIAFKIESHNHPSAVEPFQGAATGVGGIIRDIFTMGARPVCGLNSLRFGNLESPEVRHLFSGVVEGIAHYGNCFGIPTIGGEVYFDDCYAGNPLVNAFCLGVLRHEQIARGAAKGIGNPVFYVGPATGRDGLAGAAFASQDLTDESAEQQRGAVQVGDPFMEKLVLEAVLELLATDAVTGIQDMGAAGLTCSTCETAARAGTGIEIELNKVPQRGPNMSSYEIMLSESQERMLVIVKKGRESEVQRIFDKWDLPWAEVGVVTDTGRMVVRHGGKIVADIPAKKLADDAPVYQRESREPAYLQAVRAFTLDKIPTISNPTENLKSLLSWPSIASKNWVYRQYDHMVRDGSVVCPGSDAAVIRIKGDSLPVLPASSTKNNDNVPDKFIAMTVDCNATYVYLDPYEGGKIATAEAARNLACSGAIPLGSTDNLNFGNPHNPELFYQLKESVRGIAEGCTVFNAPVTGGNVSLYNQNPQGAIDPTPTVAMVGIIEKAEHITTQWFKDEGDAIILLGDLVDGTDPLQGLGGSAYLKVVHGQKTGTPPKCDLQKEKVLHDTIRALIYTGDVKSAHDCSEGGLAVAIAESCISGYEARNTPRFRGATVDLSAFDKARLDAILFGEAQGRIVISVAKINAVKVVERAKLLGVSATVIGSVGGSDLAIKAGGQDLKWALSDLHDGWWNSIARAMK
- the purQ gene encoding phosphoribosylformylglycinamidine synthase subunit PurQ codes for the protein MNFAVLQFPGSNCDQDCVHVLKNVLGHSAKLVWHKDTTLGDVDAVLVPGGFSYGDYLRTGAIARFSPVMQAVQQFAANGGHVLGICNGFQILCEAGMLPGALVRNRSLQFRCEPVYLKTVTKNSAFTNKIADGKIMRVPIAHGEGCYFADEETLVKMNANGQVLWQYCDVNGNLTDDSNPNGSLQNIAGVCNEAKNVAGLMPHPERASESILGCEDGKAIFESLIQALQNKGAAKAA
- the purF gene encoding amidophosphoribosyltransferase gives rise to the protein MQHYPKHYCGVFGIYGHPNAAELTYYGLYALQHRGQESAGIVTCDGEQFREHKGMGLVPQIFQNDALKNLSGSMAVGHTRYSTTGSSHLRNAQPLTIDCWRGRIAIAHNGNLTNASVLRDELEAKGQIFQTTVDSEIILHLMAQPTLGGVDNNLVQTLRRIEGSYSLVIMTEQELIGVRDPHGFRPLSIGRVGDAYVLASETCAFDLIQAKFVRDVEPGEIVIINKNGLKSIQAFPDHQRRAFCVFEYVYFARPDSNINGRNVYRTRVEMGRQLAREFPIQADVIVPVPDSGNCAALGYSLESGIPYEMAFVRNHYVGRSFLQPSQLIRDFNVRVKLNLVGELVKGKRVVIVDDSIVRGTTCRTRVNSLKEAGATEVHVLVSCPPHKNPCVYGIDFPDRKKLMAANYTIDEIRDYLNADSLGYLSQDGMVAATKLPKSSFCMACYDGDYPVPYDANVDKHIIEIRRQRAESLGDSLFKDEQQPKLL